One genomic segment of Mesoterricola silvestris includes these proteins:
- a CDS encoding sigma-54-dependent transcriptional regulator, with amino-acid sequence MTRILVVDDDLAIREMVALALEKCGYRVDRAPGLPEARAALDAAPPGLVVCDLYLPGGTGLDLLEQVRALPGPPPMILMTARGSMETTALALNGGVFDYIAKPFDLDVLLERVRAALGGAVEAGAEPERGPASMMVGSHPAMVEAYKATGRVAAMAVPVLVLGETGTGKELVARALHRFGGHPEGPFVPVHCGAIPDTLIESELFGHRRGAFTDAQRDRRGALALAHGGTVFLDEIGEISPVFQVKLLRFLEDGIVQPLGAEKGDPVKVRVVAATHRDLRALVAAGSFRQDLYYRLAGFEIRLPALRDRLSDLPDLVQHFQERFRGELGLPAAGPPSREVLAALAAHPWPGNVRELGHVVRRLLIETGALGDAAALGRILGDGPAPGAPALSPASFGAPFVPLEEMERMYLLAVLAHARGNKTEAARILGIERKTLTRKLRPADCMDTDDAEGGAP; translated from the coding sequence CCTGGCCATCCGGGAAATGGTGGCCCTGGCCCTGGAGAAATGCGGGTACCGGGTGGACCGGGCCCCGGGCCTCCCGGAGGCCCGGGCGGCCCTGGACGCCGCTCCGCCGGGCCTGGTGGTGTGCGATCTGTACCTGCCCGGCGGCACCGGTCTGGACCTGCTGGAGCAGGTGCGGGCCCTTCCCGGGCCGCCGCCCATGATCCTCATGACCGCTCGGGGCAGCATGGAGACCACGGCCCTGGCCCTGAACGGGGGGGTCTTCGACTACATCGCCAAGCCCTTCGACCTGGACGTGCTGCTGGAGCGGGTGCGGGCGGCCCTGGGGGGGGCCGTGGAGGCCGGGGCGGAACCGGAGCGGGGCCCGGCCAGCATGATGGTGGGTTCCCACCCGGCCATGGTGGAGGCCTACAAGGCCACCGGCCGGGTGGCGGCCATGGCGGTGCCGGTCCTGGTGCTGGGGGAAACGGGCACGGGCAAGGAACTGGTGGCCCGGGCCCTGCACCGCTTCGGCGGCCACCCGGAGGGACCCTTCGTGCCGGTGCACTGCGGGGCCATCCCCGACACCCTCATCGAAAGCGAACTGTTCGGCCACCGCCGGGGGGCCTTCACCGACGCCCAGCGGGACCGGCGCGGCGCCCTGGCCCTGGCCCACGGCGGCACGGTGTTCCTGGACGAGATCGGGGAGATCTCCCCGGTCTTCCAGGTCAAGCTCCTGCGCTTCCTTGAGGACGGCATCGTGCAGCCCCTGGGGGCCGAAAAGGGCGATCCGGTGAAGGTGCGGGTGGTGGCGGCCACCCACCGGGATCTGAGGGCCCTGGTGGCGGCGGGGAGCTTCCGGCAGGACCTCTACTACCGCCTGGCCGGATTCGAGATCCGCCTGCCGGCCCTGCGGGACCGGCTCTCGGACCTGCCGGACCTGGTCCAGCACTTCCAGGAGCGGTTCCGGGGGGAGCTGGGCCTGCCCGCCGCCGGCCCCCCCTCCCGCGAGGTGCTGGCGGCCCTGGCCGCCCACCCCTGGCCGGGCAATGTGCGGGAGCTGGGGCACGTGGTGCGCCGCCTCCTCATCGAGACCGGAGCCCTGGGGGACGCCGCGGCCCTGGGCCGGATCCTGGGGGACGGGCCGGCCCCGGGGGCGCCGGCGCTGTCCCCGGCCAGCTTCGGGGCGCCCTTCGTGCCCCTGGAGGAGATGGAGCGGATGTACCTCCTGGCCGTGCTGGCCCACGCCCGGGGCAACAAGACCGAGGCCGCCCGGATCCTGGGCATCGAGCGCAAAACGCTCACCCGCAAGCTCCGGCCTGCCGATTGCATGGATACGGACGATGCCGAAGGAGGCGCCCCTTGA
- a CDS encoding FecR domain-containing protein: MIPILVPALAALLQAPAPDVAYRFDQVRRSVELWPGGDRDRAVKAVAGAPARSGDGVRTGWWAETVLSAPEWGSRFVVYGSTRVQLAGGEPGVLLRLERGRILATFEALVGASRRERKVAVPGALLAVRGTRYGLEVAGDGTSTLTVFEGVVEVLTTRPHPAPILVKAGEWSTFGPGTLPEVEHGNARGFEERAWAQGERPGKALGPGAKVPGASTNRNPHANPGRH; this comes from the coding sequence TTGATCCCCATCCTGGTTCCCGCCCTCGCCGCCCTGCTGCAGGCCCCGGCGCCCGACGTGGCCTACCGCTTCGACCAGGTGCGGCGCTCCGTGGAACTGTGGCCCGGCGGTGACCGGGACCGGGCCGTGAAGGCCGTGGCCGGGGCCCCGGCCCGGTCCGGGGACGGGGTGCGCACCGGCTGGTGGGCGGAAACGGTGCTTTCGGCCCCGGAGTGGGGGAGCCGCTTCGTGGTCTACGGTTCCACCCGGGTGCAGCTGGCCGGGGGGGAGCCCGGGGTGCTGCTCCGCCTGGAGCGGGGGCGGATCCTGGCCACCTTCGAGGCCCTGGTGGGCGCTTCCCGGCGGGAGCGCAAGGTGGCCGTGCCCGGGGCCCTGCTGGCCGTGCGGGGCACCCGGTACGGGCTGGAGGTGGCCGGGGACGGCACCTCGACCCTCACGGTGTTCGAGGGGGTGGTGGAGGTGCTGACCACGCGGCCCCACCCCGCTCCGATCCTGGTGAAGGCCGGCGAATGGTCCACCTTCGGCCCCGGCACCCTGCCCGAGGTGGAGCACGGCAACGCCCGGGGCTTCGAGGAGCGGGCCTGGGCCCAGGGGGAGCGCCCCGGCAAGGCCCTGGGGCCCGGGGCCAAGGTGCCCGGGGCGAGCACGAACCGGAATCCCCACGCCAACCCCGGCCGCCACTGA
- a CDS encoding DUF4382 domain-containing protein has product MKNSTALPLAVAVLGLAGLVGCGGTSSSASPTGAAMNVHLVDGPISGFQEIDLNIQTVEISSGGGAWITLGTPGKTVNLLNLVGGIEETLAHGATLPAGHYDQMRLVLGSGNSIVLADGTSHALTVPSGMQTGIKLIVSFDVAAGTTKDVWIDFDAAHSIQVVGAGASGKYMLRPTVWAYDKVVTGSISGKFTDSATGAALAGVAVLAETLDGSGNARISRSTVTDATGAYTLDLLPVGATYYVVSQPQVGAAAPVSYDAKASDAFALTGMSPVFTYSAAFMSDAATGSLSGGITPLATADQSDLVNLLASLASPTSGTHTFIVRTNMAALGTATETFGFTGLPAGAYSLQALRATQNPDGTTTASASAVVPAAVVAGATATVNLGF; this is encoded by the coding sequence ATGAAGAATTCCACCGCGTTGCCCCTTGCGGTCGCCGTCCTTGGCCTGGCAGGCCTCGTGGGCTGCGGCGGCACCTCGTCCTCCGCGTCCCCCACCGGCGCGGCCATGAACGTGCACCTGGTGGACGGCCCCATCTCGGGCTTCCAGGAGATCGACCTGAACATCCAGACCGTGGAGATCTCCTCCGGCGGCGGCGCCTGGATCACCCTGGGCACCCCCGGCAAGACGGTCAATCTCCTGAACCTGGTGGGCGGGATCGAGGAGACCCTGGCCCACGGGGCCACCCTGCCCGCGGGACACTATGACCAGATGCGCCTGGTCCTTGGCAGCGGGAACAGCATCGTGCTCGCCGACGGCACCTCCCACGCCCTCACCGTCCCCTCCGGCATGCAGACCGGGATCAAGCTCATCGTGAGCTTCGACGTGGCCGCCGGCACCACCAAGGACGTGTGGATCGACTTCGACGCGGCCCATTCGATCCAGGTGGTGGGGGCGGGGGCCTCGGGCAAGTACATGCTGAGGCCCACGGTGTGGGCCTACGACAAGGTGGTCACCGGGTCGATCTCCGGCAAATTCACCGATTCCGCCACCGGCGCGGCCCTGGCGGGGGTGGCGGTGCTGGCCGAGACCCTGGACGGCTCCGGCAATGCCCGCATCTCCCGGAGCACCGTCACCGACGCCACCGGCGCCTACACGCTGGACCTGCTTCCGGTGGGCGCCACCTACTACGTGGTGAGCCAGCCCCAGGTGGGCGCCGCCGCCCCCGTCTCCTACGACGCCAAGGCCAGCGACGCCTTCGCCCTCACGGGGATGTCGCCGGTGTTCACCTACAGCGCGGCCTTCATGTCCGATGCCGCCACCGGCTCCCTTTCCGGCGGCATCACCCCCCTGGCCACCGCCGACCAGAGCGATCTCGTGAACCTGCTGGCGTCCCTGGCCTCGCCCACCTCCGGCACCCACACCTTCATCGTCAGGACGAACATGGCCGCCCTGGGCACCGCCACCGAGACCTTCGGCTTCACGGGCCTCCCGGCCGGGGCCTACAGCCTCCAGGCCCTGCGCGCCACCCAGAACCCCGACGGCACCACCACCGCCTCCGCCTCCGCGGTGGTGCCGGCGGCCGTGGTCGCCGGGGCGACGGCCACGGTCAATCTCGGGTTCTAG